A stretch of the Marivirga tractuosa DSM 4126 genome encodes the following:
- a CDS encoding alkaline phosphatase D family protein gives MSKFILVLSVTLFTLSSLFAQDQTFEFDSNETLTLAFGSCNRQNLEQPLWQPIMNHNPDLFMFLGDNIYGDTDDMKLLEEKYEVQKNQADYKALTEQMPVVGVWDDHDYGKNDAGQEYPYKEESQQLFLDFFGVAQEDPRRQREGVYSSYDLKWKSHTVKVILLDARYHRGELERVNRVYQKNKTGSILGEKQWSWLENELSDEEVSLYIIACGIQFIPEDHDYEKWANFPQERQKLFDLIQAKQPRGAILLSGDRHIAEISSLQVEELDYPLLEVTSSGLTHVWENAPQEPNQHRIGKLVNKLNYGLLKIEESDNGLRVTSEIRGKDQELLQVFGMVY, from the coding sequence AAATGAAACATTGACTTTGGCTTTTGGATCATGTAATCGTCAAAACTTAGAACAGCCATTGTGGCAACCTATCATGAATCATAATCCAGATTTATTCATGTTTTTGGGAGATAATATTTATGGGGATACGGATGATATGAAGCTTTTGGAGGAAAAGTATGAAGTACAAAAGAATCAAGCTGACTATAAAGCATTGACAGAGCAAATGCCTGTAGTAGGCGTTTGGGATGATCATGATTATGGTAAAAATGACGCGGGCCAGGAGTATCCTTATAAAGAAGAAAGTCAGCAATTGTTCTTAGATTTCTTTGGAGTAGCGCAGGAAGATCCTAGGAGACAAAGGGAAGGAGTGTATTCTTCTTATGATTTGAAGTGGAAATCGCATACCGTAAAGGTGATATTATTAGATGCCCGATATCATAGAGGTGAGTTGGAACGAGTCAATAGAGTGTATCAAAAGAATAAAACGGGAAGTATTTTGGGTGAGAAACAATGGTCATGGTTAGAAAATGAACTATCAGATGAAGAGGTGTCTTTATACATTATTGCATGTGGAATTCAGTTTATTCCCGAAGATCATGATTATGAAAAATGGGCTAACTTTCCGCAAGAAAGACAGAAGTTATTTGATTTGATTCAGGCAAAGCAACCACGTGGAGCAATACTTTTAAGCGGAGATCGGCATATAGCTGAGATTTCGAGTTTACAAGTGGAGGAGTTGGATTATCCTTTGCTCGAAGTTACTTCTAGTGGTTTGACCCACGTGTGGGAAAATGCCCCACAAGAGCCTAATCAGCACCGAATTGGAAAGCTGGTCAATAAGCTTAATTATGGTTTACTTAAAATAGAGGAATCTGATAATGGCTTAAGAGTGACCTCTGAAATTAGAGGAAAAGATCAGGAATTGTTGCAGGTTTTTGGTATG